AGCCGGGCGGCCGCGAGGCGTCGCAGGTTGTCGTAGACCAGCGGGGCGAGTTGGTCGGCCGCCTTCGCGTCGCCGCCAGCCGCGGCCAGCAGCAGCACCGTGTGCTCGGGAGCCGGTCCGTGTTCCGGCCCGTGTTCCTGCCCGTGTTGGTCGGCGTGGGGCTCGATGACGATTTCCTCGGTTTTTCGTTGCCGGTGGTGCGAGGCATTGTCGCGTTCCGGGCAGCGTGGTGCAAGCCCGTTCGCTCGCACCCCCGACCGATGCACGAACAAGGGTAGACAGGAGCCCCACCATGACCACGATCTTTGCGAACTCCCGGACCGTCGCCTGCGTCCTCACGGCCCTCGCGGCGACCAACGCGCTGGCCCAGGCGCCAATCCACGTCTCGGCGTCTCTGGGCGACGACGCCAACCCAGGCACCCCCGACCAACCCGTAGCGACGCTTGCCGCGGCGCGGACGCTGGCCAGTTCCGGGGTGATCTACCTCGACGCGGGCGAGTACACCGACCTGCGGCTGACCAGCGGCACCGCGCTCCTCGGCGGCTTCGACGCCGGCGACGGCTGGAGCCGTGATCCGTCGCTCAACACGACGATCGTGCGGACCTCCATACCCACGACCGCGGCGGTCGGCGTCATGGCCGACGGCATCCGATTCACCATGCAGCCGTCGACCGGGATCAGCCGCTACGGGCTGGTGCTCCGCGGCGTCGAAGACTTCTTCGCAAGCAACTGCGAGTTCGTCGCCGAGACCGCCATGGGCGGCGCGAACGGTTCGACCGGCTCGAGCGGAGCCCGTGGGGGCAATGGCGGGCTCGGCATGCCGGGCGTCGAGAGCGACGACCAGACCATCCCGGGGACCAGCATCCCTCTTTGTACGCAGGGCCTCTGGCCGCTCGGGGGCGTCGCGGGCACCGGCGGCGGTTTCCCGGGCGGCGTCGGCGGGCGGCCGGGACGCGATGGCGACTTCGGCCGGCCTGGCGAAGCGGGTGAGGGCCCCGGCGGCGGGCGCGGCGGCGACGGAACCTTCCCGGGCCTTGGCAACTGGTGCCCCTTTTTCTTCGGCGGGCGAGACTCGATCGGCGGCGACGGCTTCCCGGGATCTAACGGCGTGAACGGGCCGGCTGGCGGAGAGGGCTCGCTCGGGGCCGACGGCTTCTATGTCCCACAGCGCGGTGGACAGGGTGCCGATGGCCAGGGCGGCGCTGGGGGAGGCGGCGGTGGCGGTGGCGGCGGCGGCACCGCAAGTTGCAACAGCTTCGGCGGCGGCGGCGCTGGTGGTGGCTCGGGCGGCGGCGGTGGTCGCGGCGGACAGGGCGGGCTCGGCGGTGGCGCTTCGGTTGGCTTGGTCGTCACGTCGTCGACCGACGTCGTCATCAACGGTGCGAACTTTGCCACCGGTGGCGGCGGAAATGGCGGCAACGGCGGCAATGGCGGACAGGGCGGGGCCGGCGGCCTTGGCGGTCGCGCCGTCTCCACGTGTACCGCAGGCAACTTCTACGGCGGCGCCAGCCAGCAGGACGACGGCTCCAACGGCGGCATGGGCGGCAACGGTGGGCGAGGCGGCAACGGCGGACGCGGCGGCGGCGGCGCTGGCGGGCCGAGCATCGGCATCTGGGTCTCGGGGCCGTCCGTCGATCTCGTCGACGCACGCTACGACCTCGGCGATCCTGGCAACGGCGGAGCCCCCGGCGGATCGGCGGGCACGCAGTTGCAATCGCGCGGTTCGATCGAATCCGAAGGCGCCATCCCCGTCGACTGCAACGCCAACGGTGTGCACGACCTGGTCGACATCGCCAACGGCGATAGCCTCGACCTGAACCTCGACAATATCCCCGACGAGTGCCAGTGCCGGGCCGACCTGGACGGCGACGGCGTGCTCACCATCTTCGACTTCCTCGAGTTCCAGAACCTCTTCGACACCGGCGACGCGGCCGCCGACTTCGACGGCGACGGCGAATTGACGCTCTTCGACTTCCTGGCATTCCAGAACGCGTTCGACGCGGGCTGCTGAGGCGCACGCCCGCCCGCAGATTCCTCTCCCAGATCCGCGCCGCTCGCCGGCGCGTTTCTTGTATGATTGGGGCGGAGGAATCGATCGTGAGAGAGAACCACACCCCCCGGCCCGGCACGAGGCTCCTCGTTCTCGGAACCTTGGCGGCATTCGGCCAGGCCGCCCAGGCCCAGTTCGTGCCGCTGGATCGCTTCCTGCCGCCGGACGCCCGCGTGTTCGACCAGTTCGGCACCGACGTGGCGATCCTCGAGGATCGGCTGCTCGTCACCGCCCCGGCCGACGACGACGTCGGGCCCGATGCCGGCGTCGCGTTCCTGTTCGACACCGAATCGGGCGCGCTCGTCCGCACGCTCGCCGAGCCCGGCCTGGTCGGCACCGACTGGTACGGGTACGCCGCCGCGCTGAGCCCAGCGGCGGCCATCGTGACCGCCTGGGGCTTCGACGACGGGGACGGACCGGCCGGCGCGATGTTCCTCTACGATCGCCAGACGGGCAGCCTCGTTGACACGTTCACGCCGAGCGACGCCGAGTTCGGCGATCGCTTCGGCTTCTCGATCGACGCCGACGGAAGCGTCGCAATCGCCGGCGCACCAAACGCCGACGGCGCTCGGCTGGCCTCGGGCGCCGCCTACCTGCTGGACGTGAGAGCCCCGGACGCGGTCGACGAGCTCGGCCGCCTGTCCGCCAGCGACGGCGCCCAGGGCTCTGGCTTCGGATTCTCGGTAGCGATCGAGGGCAACCTCGCCCTGGTCGGCGCACCACGTGACAACGAGATCGCCGCCTCCGCTGGCGCGGCGTACCTCTTCGACGTCTCCGATCCGCGACAGCCCGTCGAGCTCGCCAAGCTCACCGCCAGCGACGCCGAGGCGTTCGACTTCTTCGGCAAGTCGGTCGCGCTGCACGGCACGGTCGCGATCGTCGGCGCTCCCGACGCCGACCAGCCGGGCGCGAACGGCGCCGGCGCCGCCTACCTCTTCGACCTGACCGACCCGCGCGAGCCCCGTGAGGTCGCAATCCTCGCGAACGCGGACGTCGGCGTGCTGGGCAACTTCGGCCTGCACGTGGCGACCGACGGCAGGGCCGTCCTAGTCGGCGCGCCCAACGACGATGCCGGCGCGGCCGATGCAGGCGCGGTGTTCGTCTACGACGCGCGCACGGGCGCACCGCTCGAGCCCATCCGCGCCGGTGCTCCCAGCTTCGGCGCTCGCTTCGGCACCGGCCTGGACTTCACCGGCCGGCGACTCGCCGTCGGCGCGCCGCAGGACGACAGCGCGGGCGTGCGGGCCGGCGCCGCCTACGTCTTCGCCGCCCCGTGCCCGGCCGACCTCGACGGCGACGGCGAGCTCACCGTGTTCGACTTCCTGGCCTTCCAGAACCTCTTCGACGCCGGCGACCCGGCCGCCGACTTCGACGGCGACGGCGAGCTGACCATCTTCGACTTCCTCGCGTTCCAGAACGCGTTCGACGCGGGGTGCTGAGGCATCGTTGACCCGATGGAATCGCCCCCTCCCCCGCCGTCGACCACCCGTGTGCTCTTCGTGTGCGGCAAGAACAAGTGGCGCAGCCCGACGGCCGAACAGGTCTTCGCCGACCATCCCGACCATGCCGGCCTCGAGTGCCTCTCCGCCGGCCTGAGCAACGATGCGCCGACGCCCGTCTCGGTCGACCTGGTCGAGTGGGCCGACGTGATCTTCGTCATGGAGCCGGTGCACAAGAAGAAGCTGGCCGCGCGATTCCGCGACCACCTCGGGCACGCCCGCGTCGTCTGCCTGGACATCCCCGACGACTACCGCGAGATGGACCCCGCGCTCATCGCGTTGCTCGAGCGGAGGGTGCCGCCACACCTGCGCTGATCGCCGTCGCCGTCACTCGGCTGGCCTTCGATGACGAGGCCATCCCGCCTGGCACGGCCCCGCTCACTCCACGTACCGCGCAAAGCGCGTGAGGTAGGGCGTGCCCATTTCGACCAGGGTGACGTCTTCGAGCGGGAAGGGGCCGGGCTCTTCCCATCGACCCAAACCGTCGACGCAGCGCACGTCCACGCGTGAGTCGGTGACGTACCTCACCTTGGCGAAGTAGAAGTCCTGGATGGCTTCATCCTCGTCTTCGCACTGGATCGCCAGGAACGGGTACCGCGCCGCGGCGTCGCCGATGGCCATGGCCATGCTGCTGAGGTCGATCTTCGGCGCTTCGTCCAAGCCACCCAGCAGCCCCTCGGCCTCGAGCATGCGATCCCAGAAGGCCTCGTAGTCGCCCTGGCGGACCGACACGACGTCACGCTCGCGGATGATGGCGTAGCCATTGGGCTCGAAGTCGTCGAAGGGGTGCACGAGGGCCAGGCCGTTGGCGGCGTCGAGCACGTAGCCGTTGAGCCTGGGGTTGCTCGGGCGGCTTCGCTCGATCCTGACCCTGCGGCGTGTGCCGGCGTGCTCTTGCAGCGACGTCATGCGAGATTCCGATGGCGCCCCCGCGCTACGGACACCCGGCGGCGAACGCGTTCTGGAAGGCCAGGAAGTCGAACAGGGACAGCTCGCCATCGCCGTCGAAGTCGGCCCGCGGATCGCCGGCATCGAAGAACGACTGGAACGCGAGAAGGTCCATGACCGTCAGCTCGCCGTCGCCGTCCACGTCGGCCCGGCACGGCCGGCGCACGCATCCGTAGCGTGCGATGCGGCTGGACGCGTGGCCGCCCGCGCTCGTGAAACGCCCGCCGGCGAACAGGGCCGCGCCCGAGCCGTCGTCGTGGGCATGGAGCGCATAGACCCGCGGCGTCGAGCCGTCCATGCCCGAGCCCAGCGGCCACCACGTGCGACCATCCCAGCGGGCGAGGTAGTTGCCCGGTCCGCCGTACATGCTCGAGAACGCGCCGCCCACGACGAGGTCCGGGCCGTTACCCCCGCCTGGGTCGAACACGTCGACGGCGTACGCGATGTTCGAGAGTCCTCCGCCGAGTGGCTCGTAGCGCGCCCCATCCCAGCGGACCGCGCCGCTGGTCTCCGGCCGGCCAATCACGCCCAGCCTGCCGACGATGTAGAGCGCCGGCCCGCGGCCGTCGTCGTAGGTGGCCATGTCGAAGGCCTCACCGTTGAGCGGCGTCGAGAGGTCCGACCACACGCGTCCATCCCACTTGAGCACGCAGTTGTTGGGCACGCCCGGCAGCGTGAAGTCGTCGCTGCCCGCGTAGAGCGCCGGGCCCTTGCCGTCATCGAAGACGTGCAGGCAGAATACCTCGGCCCTCGCACCGCTGCCGACGGCCTTCCAAGTCCTTCCGTCCCAGCGCGCCACGTACTTGGCGGTCTGGCCGTCGACACGCAGGAAGTCGCCGCCTGCGTAGAGCGCCGGGCCCGAGCCATCGTCGAAGACCGCCAGCGCGTTCACCAGCCCGTCGCAGCCCTCGCCGGTGCCCACCGTCGACCACGCCGCGCCGTCCCATCGCGCGACGCCGCGGGCGGGCTGGCTGCCGGCCGTGCTGAAGTATCCGCCGGCGTAGAGCGCGGGGCCCGAGCCATCGTCGAAGCTCGCCAGAGCCAGGGCACCCGCGTCGAGCCCTTGGCCGAGCGCCGACCAGCGCAGTCCGTCCCACCGCGCGACGTGGTTGGCCCGCACGCCGCCGGCATACTCGAAGAAGCCGCCGGCGTAGAGCGCTTCGCCCCCACCGTCGTCGTGGGTGGCCAGCACGCGTACCTCTCGGTCCATGCCCGCGCCGTCCCCCGGAGATGCAATGCTCGCCCACGCCGCGCCGTCCCACGTTGCCAGGCCGCCCATGAAGGCGTCCGCGACCGTCTTGAATCGACCGCCCACGAACAAGCGTTCCCCGGTGCCGTCGTCGTAGACGGCCATGGCGTCCACGCGTTCGTCCATCGCGGCGTCGAGGCCGGTCCACCGGCGGCCGTCCCACTTGGCGACCGACTCCACCGGCTCGCCGCTGGAAGCGAGCCGTCCGCCGACGAAGAGGGCCGGACCCGAGCCGTCGTCGTAGACCTGCATGTCGAGCGCGACGCCGTCGAAACCGTCTGCCAGGCCCGACCACTCGGACCCATCCCACCTGGCCACGCCGCGGGCGGGAACGCCGCCGGCGTGCTGGAATCGTCCGCCGACGTAGAGTGCTTCGCCCGCGCCGTCGTCGTAGACGGCCAGCGCGAATGCGGTGTCGTCGAGCCCGATGCCGCCGGAGCCCTCGAGCGGCTGCCACGCGACGCCGTCCCACTTGGCGATGTGATTGGCGATGCGGCGGTCGCCGAGGATGCCGAAGTCGCCCGCGGCGTACAAGGCCGGGCCGTTTCCATCGTCGAACACCACCAAGGCGCGCACCTCAACGAAATAGAGGCCAAGGCCGACGCCCACGGGGTTCCACGCCGCGCCGTCCCAGCGGGCGATGCCCTTGAGCGAGTGTGCCCCGCCCGTGGAGCGGTTGAGATTACCCCCCGCATACAGAATCGGGCCCGAGCCATCGTCGTAGATCGCCAGCGAGTGGACCGAACCAAAGAAACCGGCGCCCACGGGACCCCACCGCGCACCGTCCCAACGAGCAATGTTGTCCACGTCGACCCCGCCGGCTCGGTAGAAGTTCCCACCGGCACAGAGCTTCTCGCCTGTTCCATCGTCGAACGCGACCATGGCGTACGTGAAGAGGTTGGTGCCGGAGTCCAGCGGCGCCCATGCCTGCCCGTCCCACCGTGCGATGTTGCTCGATTCGACGGATCCGACCGTCTCGAAGTTGCCACAGATGTACAGCGCCTCGCCCCGGCCGTCATCCCAGGTGGTCATGGCGTGAACGTCGCGATTGACGCCCACCAACCCAAACACGCCCTCGGCCCACTGCGGATCACAGGGTTGCCCCTTGCCGGGCATGGCCATGAGCAGGACCACCAAGGCCGTCGCCGCCAGTTGCCGTGCGAGCGCGGTTCGAGCCCCACCGGACGCGTGATCGTGGATCATGTGGCCCTCCCTTGTCTTGACCAAGTTACCAGATCACGACCTTCAGTGCAAGGCCATTTGATCCGGAGCGTGGTTCCCAGGAGTAGAGTTTCGATTCATTAGTCGTTCGGCGACACCGCGTGCGCCTCGATCTCCACGAGCATCCGCGGATCGACCAGCGCCGCCACGACCAGCAGCGTCGCGGCCGGCCGGACGTCCTTGAACGCCTCGCCGTGCGCCCGCCCCACCGCTTCGGCGTGCGCCACGTCGGTCACGTACAGCCGCGTCGACACGACGTGCGCGAGCCCGGCCCCGTGCTCGCGGAGGACGGCGCCGATACGCTCGATAATGGTCGAGGCCTGGCCGCCGGCGTCGCCCTCGCGCTCGATCGTGCCGTCGGCGTTGACGGCCGTCGTGCCGGCGAAGAAGAACTCCGTGCGATCGGCGTGCTCGATCTTAACGCAGCGGCTGTAGCCGTTGGTCGCTTCCCAGGGGCCGCCGGTGGAAATGTTGGTGCGCTTCACGGCGAGCCCTAGAGCTTCTTCAGTGCATCCACGACCTGATCCACGTGCTCCTTGGTGTGCACCGCCGACATCTGCAGCCGCAGCCGCGCCTCGCCCTCGGGCACGACGGGGTAGCCGAAGCCGATCACGAAGACGCCCAGTTCCAGCAGCCGCTTGCTCATCGCGATGGCGGTGGCCGTCTCGCCGACGATGATCGGGCAGATGGCGGTCGGCGAGTCGATGACCTCGAAGCCCGCACCGCCGATCTGCTGGCGGGCGTAGGCCGTGATGTCGCGCAGGGCCTGCACACGCTCGGGCTCGCGGAGCACGATCTCGATCGCCTTGTTCGCGCTGCACGCGACCGTGCACGGCAGGGCGTTGCTGAAGAGCGTTGGCCGCCCGCGTTGCACGATGAGCTCCGTGCCGCGCTTGCTGCCCGCGATGAAGCCGCCGGCCCCGCCGCCCAGGCCCTTGCCCAGCGTGCCGGTGAAGAAGTCGACCTCGCCCCGGCTCGCGTCGTGGCCGGGGGCACCGGGGCACATGTTGAAGTGCTCGTGCGTGCCGCGGCCGGTCGTGCCCATCACGCCGTGGGCGTGGCTGTCGTCGACCACGAGCATCGCGTCGAACTCGTCGCAGAGCGTGCGCAGCGCCGGCAGGTCGGCGATGTCGCCCTCCATCGAGAACACGCCATCGGTGACGACCCAGATCTGGCCGGTGACCTCCGGGTTGCTCCGCGCCGCCTCGAGCTTCTCACGAAGGCTGCCCAGGTCGTTGTGCTTGTACACGCCCTTGTGGACGCCCTTCTTGATGACGGCCGCCAGGCGGATGCCGTCGATGATGCAGGCGTGGTTCAGCTCGTCGGACAGCAGCAGGTCCCCCGGCTCGGCGAACGTGGGGTACAGCGCCTCGTTGGCCGTCCAGCAGCTCACGAACGTGTAGCTGCTTTCGGTACCCATGTACTTTGCGATGGTTTGTTCGATGGTCTCGTGGCAGTCGAACGTGCCGCAGATGAATCGGACCGACGCCGTGCCGGCGCCATACTTCCGCAGCCCCTCGATGCCGGCCTCGACGACCTCGGGGTGGTTGGCCAGGCCCAGGTAGTTGTTCGAGCACATGCAGATGACTTCCCTGGACTTGCCAGAATCGTCGCGCAGCATGACCGTCGGCCCCATCGGCCCGGTGAGCATCTGGAGGTGCTTGTATTGCCCGCCCTGCTCGAGCTGGGCGAGGATGTCGTCGGTGCGGGCGTTGAAGGGCCTGGTCGTCGTCGCTGCGGTCATGCGGGGTCTCCTGCGTGGCTACGTGCAGGGTAGGAGCGTGCTCGCTCAGAGCCCCGCCACCGCGACCCCGTGCCGGGCCGAGTAAACCTGCGCCATCATCCGGATTGCGTTGTAGTTGCTGCCGGCCGAGAACGCGGCGGCGTGGGTGGGCCGATCGACCCGCTTGAGCACGTCGCCCAGCAGCGTGGCGGCCTCGCGGTGCTTGCCGTCTCGCTCAAGCATGCCGACCGCACCGGCCACGGCGTATCGCGACATGCTCGTCGCGTTGAGCGCCGTATCGATGACGTCCTGGTACGCCAGGTACGCGCCGTGCTTGTCGCCGCGCTCGATCGCGTCGGCCGCCTGCCGCAGCCGGATGCGGGCCCGCAGGTCCTTCTTGCTCTTGACGTGGTCGAGCACGCGCTCCCAAGTCGCGATGCGATCCTTCGGATCCTCCATCGACGCGACCATTGGCTCGAGCATGCCCACCATGAAGTGCTCGGCCCCGGCGTCCTTGCACAGCCGGATGATCACGTTCGACCACTGCACGCGGTCGGCCATGGGCATCGCCGGATCGTTCACGGCCTTGGCGACGATCGCCCAGCCCCGGCGGTCGGCGGGATTCTGCCGCAACGCCAGCTCGGCCAGCTCGAGCACGCCCAACCGGCCGCGGCGCTCGGTCGCGCCGCGTCGCTTGTGCTCGATCTCCAGCGGCTCCACGCCCGCCTCTAGCGCCTCGGCCGCGTCGAGCCAGGCCGTCGCGGCGTGCCGCTGGCGTTCGTTTACCGAGGCCAGCCGCGCCAGCAGCCCGAGCTCGTCGTCGCCGATGGAGCCCCGCGTCTGCGGGTCCATGACGACGCCGAGCACGCCCTGGTACTCGTCGTATCGCCCGACGTCGAAGTTCCATCGCGCCCGGCGGCCCTGGGACTCGAGGTACCCGACCCACGCGTGGCCGACCTCGCCGCCGCGACCCACCACGTACGCGGTAGGCACGCCGATGGCCTTGCCGACCGTCACGGCGTAGTGACACTGGTCGGCGCACACGCCGCCGTACTTGCGGATGTTCTGGATGGTGAAGCCGCGCTCGGTGACCTTCTTGGCGCTGCCCGTGCGCGCGTGATCGTGGTCGTACTCGATGTCGAAGAATCGCTCGCCCACGGCCCGGTCGCCGCGGTGCTCTGCGAGCGCCCACTCGAGCTCGTCGACGCTCGCCGCCGCGTCGACCACGTACACCAGCAACTCCGGCGGCACTTTTCGCAGGCCGAAGAGCATGTGCCGCTCGTTGCCCGTGTAGTAGCGGAAGAGCGCGACGGGCCCGGCGCTCTTGGCCGTGTTCTCGTTCACGCTCCGCGCGAACGTCTCCTCGCCGTCGTGCACGACGCACAGCGCCGCCACCAGCGCCGGATACCGCCCCACCGCCTCGTCACCAAACGTCTGGCGCAGGTCGCCCAGCGTCTCGAGCACCCCTGCCCCCCGGTCGGCCGGCACCACCGCGTGCACGAGCGCCGCGCCCGGACCGGTGTCGGCCGAGAGGTACGCCAGCCAGTCGGCCCGCTCGTCAACGGTCGCCGCGCCTGCCAGGGCGATCGTGCGCCGCAAGCGAGCGATATCTGAAAGCAAGGACGCATCGCGCACCGTCCCGTTGACGGCCATCGTCGCCAGCATCGTGTCGAGTTCGGCGAGCAGCTCGTCCCGCGATGCATCCTGGGTGATTTCGGCTTGCGCCCGCTCGCGAACGTCCGAGAGACCCTGCGAAAGTTTCGCCTGAAGGGCGTTGAGCTGGGCAACGGCCGGGCACGCGACCAATGCCACCCAGCAAAGAGCCAGCAGGATCGCCACGCTCGCTCGTACGCCTCGCTCCATCGTGCAGACCTCGCTTGAAGCTCGAATCGCCGCCAAGACCCGTCACGCCGCGAGCCGGCCGCGTGTATTTCCTCAGACAGAGTATTGCGATCAACGCTCGAGGAGGATGCACCATGCCGGCCAGAATCTCGAAGTTCGTCACGTCCGCAACGCTCGCCGTGGTCTCGGCGGCCGCGCTCGCACAGGAAGAGACCCGCATCGCCACCGCCGACACCTACGTCGAGAGCTCCATGCCGGCCGCGAACTTCGGCTCGGCCGACGAGCTCGCCGCGGGCAAGGGCAGCTCTTGGGGGCTGGGCTTCGCCCGGCTGTACCTGAAGTTCGACCTGAGCGACCTGAGCGATCCCGACGCCGTGGAGCGCGCCACGCTCCGCGTGTTCCAGCACCGCACCGAGCCAGCCGCGGGCGGCCTGGGCGACGACGTCTTCACCCTGATGAGCGATTGGGACGCCGACGAAGTGACCTGGGACACGAGGCCCGAGAACGGCGACCGCGCGGGCAACGACAGCCGACGCGTGGGGGACAGCTTCAGCACAGGATGGCTCGACTACGACGTAACGGATCTGGTCAAGGCCATCGCCGACGGGGCCGCCAACAACGGCTTCGCCGTCGCACAGATCCGCGAGAGCACCGCCGGCGCCTCGCGCTATGGCTACTTCCGCAGCCTCGAGTTCGCCGACCCGGCGCTCCACCCGCAACTCGTGCTCGTGCTGGTCGATGCCTGCCGCGTCGATCTCGATGGCGATGGTGACTTGACGATCTTCGACTTCCTCGCGTACCAGAACCTTTTTGATGCCGGCGACCTCGCGGCCGACTTCGACGGCGACGGCGCATTGACGATCTTCGACTTCCTGGCCTTCCAGAACGAGTTCGACGCGGGCTGCTGAACCACCTTAGGGATATCGCCTCAAGGCTCCTCGATCCGAAGCATCCGACGGATCTCGTCGGTCTTGAAGCCCAGCAGCATCGGCCGCCGCACGCCCGGAAGGGTAATGACGTCGTAGAGCTCGCGCACCACGCCCTCGAGCCGCAGCCAGTGATCGGTGGTGCCCGTTCCAAGATTAATGACGTGCAGAGCGCACCGTGCCTCGGCGTCCTTGGCCTTGAGGTTCTCCTGCAGCGGCAGGCCTTCGAAGGTCCTGTTCTTCCGCGCTGCCGAGAGCCCGACGACGGCGTGCTCGCCCTCGAACGTCAGGCCGCGCGCGAAGCCCGGGCAGAACGCCACGTTCTCGAACGACCCGCTCTTGAGATCGACGAACCCGAAGTAGCCCGTCCCCGCGTTGACCAGCCATACCTTGTCCGGGTAGTCGGGATGCATCCGCGGCGAGTGCGGCATGCTGAGCCCCTCGCCCACGATGTCGCCCGAACGCACATCGATGAGCACACCCCCACCATCACGTCGGTCGCGCCAGCCGTCGGCCACGTCGCTCTTGCTGACCGCGGTGGCGTACCGAGGCTCCCCGGTTGCCGGATCTCCGGCCAGCCCATTGAGGTGGCAGCGGTCCTCCCCCACCGGCGCCGACAGCGGAGCACTGATGAACGAGGGCGACCACACGGGCTTGAAGCTGTACGTGTGGCTCACCGTCGCGATGCAGTTGAACGCCGTCACGCAGAACACCGGAGCCTGACCCTGTGGCACCACGATGTCGTGCACGTCGACATCGCCGGTCGTATGCCCGAGCGTGGGCACGTAGAGCGCGTCGTAGCCCTCGGGCGTCGCCTGTCCCATGGGCACGTAGTTCTCCAGCCGCCAGAGCTGGTAGAGCGAAGCCATCCACAGCGTCTGGCCGTCTGCCGAGGCGTGCAGCCCCATGCAGCGGTTGAAGGTCCGCTCGTAGACGCTCAGCCGGCCGTTCGGCTGCACGCCCACCAGGAAGAGCTTCCCGGCTTGGTACGTGCTCAGGCCCAGGCTGACGGCCCGCGACGCCATCCACTCGATGAGGTGTCGCGAGGCAGAAATAGCCAGCTCAGGCTGCTCCGACGGCGTTGCGGCATCCATGGCCCAGCATATGGCCTTCCCGACCCTGATACGGGCGGGCCCGGGCAGCGCGACGGCTTGCCCGATTTCCCCGATGTGGCTTCCACCCGGCCCCGACAAGCCCGGTAGCCTCCGCCATGGCAAGCTCCGCCTTCGACATGCAGCCCAGCGACGTCAGCGGCAGCGTGGGCACACTCGCAGTAATCTTGGGCGATCAGCTCGACCCGCGGAGCTCCGCCCTCCGCCGGCTCGACAAGGAGGCCGACGCCGTCCTCATGATGGAGGTCGACGAGGAGGCCTCGCTGGGTCCCAGCCATCGGCAGCGGACGGCCATGTTCTTCTCGGCCATGCGGCACTTCGCGCTCGAGCTACGCGAC
This Phycisphaerales bacterium DNA region includes the following protein-coding sequences:
- a CDS encoding GC-type dockerin domain-anchored protein, producing the protein MRENHTPRPGTRLLVLGTLAAFGQAAQAQFVPLDRFLPPDARVFDQFGTDVAILEDRLLVTAPADDDVGPDAGVAFLFDTESGALVRTLAEPGLVGTDWYGYAAALSPAAAIVTAWGFDDGDGPAGAMFLYDRQTGSLVDTFTPSDAEFGDRFGFSIDADGSVAIAGAPNADGARLASGAAYLLDVRAPDAVDELGRLSASDGAQGSGFGFSVAIEGNLALVGAPRDNEIAASAGAAYLFDVSDPRQPVELAKLTASDAEAFDFFGKSVALHGTVAIVGAPDADQPGANGAGAAYLFDLTDPREPREVAILANADVGVLGNFGLHVATDGRAVLVGAPNDDAGAADAGAVFVYDARTGAPLEPIRAGAPSFGARFGTGLDFTGRRLAVGAPQDDSAGVRAGAAYVFAAPCPADLDGDGELTVFDFLAFQNLFDAGDPAADFDGDGELTIFDFLAFQNAFDAGC
- a CDS encoding DNRLRE domain-containing protein, giving the protein MPARISKFVTSATLAVVSAAALAQEETRIATADTYVESSMPAANFGSADELAAGKGSSWGLGFARLYLKFDLSDLSDPDAVERATLRVFQHRTEPAAGGLGDDVFTLMSDWDADEVTWDTRPENGDRAGNDSRRVGDSFSTGWLDYDVTDLVKAIADGAANNGFAVAQIRESTAGASRYGYFRSLEFADPALHPQLVLVLVDACRVDLDGDGDLTIFDFLAYQNLFDAGDLAADFDGDGALTIFDFLAFQNEFDAGC
- a CDS encoding GC-type dockerin domain-anchored protein translates to MIHDHASGGARTALARQLAATALVVLLMAMPGKGQPCDPQWAEGVFGLVGVNRDVHAMTTWDDGRGEALYICGNFETVGSVESSNIARWDGQAWAPLDSGTNLFTYAMVAFDDGTGEKLCAGGNFYRAGGVDVDNIARWDGARWGPVGAGFFGSVHSLAIYDDGSGPILYAGGNLNRSTGGAHSLKGIARWDGAAWNPVGVGLGLYFVEVRALVVFDDGNGPALYAAGDFGILGDRRIANHIAKWDGVAWQPLEGSGGIGLDDTAFALAVYDDGAGEALYVGGRFQHAGGVPARGVARWDGSEWSGLADGFDGVALDMQVYDDGSGPALFVGGRLASSGEPVESVAKWDGRRWTGLDAAMDERVDAMAVYDDGTGERLFVGGRFKTVADAFMGGLATWDGAAWASIASPGDGAGMDREVRVLATHDDGGGEALYAGGFFEYAGGVRANHVARWDGLRWSALGQGLDAGALALASFDDGSGPALYAGGYFSTAGSQPARGVARWDGAAWSTVGTGEGCDGLVNALAVFDDGSGPALYAGGDFLRVDGQTAKYVARWDGRTWKAVGSGARAEVFCLHVFDDGKGPALYAGSDDFTLPGVPNNCVLKWDGRVWSDLSTPLNGEAFDMATYDDGRGPALYIVGRLGVIGRPETSGAVRWDGARYEPLGGGLSNIAYAVDVFDPGGGNGPDLVVGGAFSSMYGGPGNYLARWDGRTWWPLGSGMDGSTPRVYALHAHDDGSGAALFAGGRFTSAGGHASSRIARYGCVRRPCRADVDGDGELTVMDLLAFQSFFDAGDPRADFDGDGELSLFDFLAFQNAFAAGCP
- a CDS encoding aminotransferase class I/II-fold pyridoxal phosphate-dependent enzyme, translating into MTAATTTRPFNARTDDILAQLEQGGQYKHLQMLTGPMGPTVMLRDDSGKSREVICMCSNNYLGLANHPEVVEAGIEGLRKYGAGTASVRFICGTFDCHETIEQTIAKYMGTESSYTFVSCWTANEALYPTFAEPGDLLLSDELNHACIIDGIRLAAVIKKGVHKGVYKHNDLGSLREKLEAARSNPEVTGQIWVVTDGVFSMEGDIADLPALRTLCDEFDAMLVVDDSHAHGVMGTTGRGTHEHFNMCPGAPGHDASRGEVDFFTGTLGKGLGGGAGGFIAGSKRGTELIVQRGRPTLFSNALPCTVACSANKAIEIVLREPERVQALRDITAYARQQIGGAGFEVIDSPTAICPIIVGETATAIAMSKRLLELGVFVIGFGYPVVPEGEARLRLQMSAVHTKEHVDQVVDALKKL
- a CDS encoding GC-type dockerin domain-anchored protein, with the protein product MTTIFANSRTVACVLTALAATNALAQAPIHVSASLGDDANPGTPDQPVATLAAARTLASSGVIYLDAGEYTDLRLTSGTALLGGFDAGDGWSRDPSLNTTIVRTSIPTTAAVGVMADGIRFTMQPSTGISRYGLVLRGVEDFFASNCEFVAETAMGGANGSTGSSGARGGNGGLGMPGVESDDQTIPGTSIPLCTQGLWPLGGVAGTGGGFPGGVGGRPGRDGDFGRPGEAGEGPGGGRGGDGTFPGLGNWCPFFFGGRDSIGGDGFPGSNGVNGPAGGEGSLGADGFYVPQRGGQGADGQGGAGGGGGGGGGGGTASCNSFGGGGAGGGSGGGGGRGGQGGLGGGASVGLVVTSSTDVVINGANFATGGGGNGGNGGNGGQGGAGGLGGRAVSTCTAGNFYGGASQQDDGSNGGMGGNGGRGGNGGRGGGGAGGPSIGIWVSGPSVDLVDARYDLGDPGNGGAPGGSAGTQLQSRGSIESEGAIPVDCNANGVHDLVDIANGDSLDLNLDNIPDECQCRADLDGDGVLTIFDFLEFQNLFDTGDAAADFDGDGELTLFDFLAFQNAFDAGC
- a CDS encoding RidA family protein encodes the protein MKRTNISTGGPWEATNGYSRCVKIEHADRTEFFFAGTTAVNADGTIEREGDAGGQASTIIERIGAVLREHGAGLAHVVSTRLYVTDVAHAEAVGRAHGEAFKDVRPAATLLVVAALVDPRMLVEIEAHAVSPND